A segment of the Candidatus Bathyarchaeota archaeon genome:
GAAATAACATTTTTGGAGACCCATAGCAATGAGAGCGCTGTTAAGAATAACATCCACTTTGTTTCTATTATCATTAATCATATTTAGTAGTGCCATGGTTTTGATGCAGCCTGCAATCGCTGTTCCAGATTCAGCCTCATGGCCAATGTTTCACGCAGACCCAGCTCACACAGGATACACATCGGCCAACGGTCCATTAACCAATCGCACACTATGGACTTATCAAACAGGTGGAGACGTGTTTTCTTCTCCCTGTGTAGTTAACGGCATACTCTATGTGGGCTCAGATGACAATAACGTGTATGCCTTGAATGCTTCTTCGGGCGAAAAACTTTGGAACTACAGCACAGGCGATACGGTGGAATCATCCCCTTGTGTTGTCAACGGATTACTTTATGTGGGTTCCCATGACAGTAACGTGTACGCCTTGAATGCTTTAACGGGTACAAAAATTTGGAACTACTCAACTGGAGGTTGGGTAATCTCTTCTCCCTGCGTTGTTGATGGCGTCGTCTATGTGAGCTCTGGGGATAGCAATGTGTATGCCTTGAACGCTTCCACAGGCACTAAGCTTTGGAGCCATGCAGCAGGTTGGTTTGGTGCAGAGAGTTCGCCCTGTGTTGCTGACGGCGTTGTCTATTTAGGCACAGACCATTTCTATGTGTATGCTTTGAATGCTTCGACCGGTTCAAACATTTGGAGCTATGACATAGGTGAGTACGTAGACTATTCTCCCTGCTTTGCTGATGGCGTAGTCTACATCGGGTCAGGCAGTGGCATCACGGCTGATGGCCATGTAACTGCTTTTAACGCCTCTTCCGGCGAAAAGATTTGGACCTACACAGCCGAGCATTTAGGAATAACAGCGGATGGCTGGGTGATGTCATGCCCCAGCATCGTTGATGGCATAGTCTATGTAGGCTCAAACAATCATAACCTGTATGCTCTAAATTCCTCCACTGGTAATCTGATATGGAACTACACAACAGACGGTTGGGTAGCCTCTTCCCCATGTGTCGCCAATGATATAGTTTATGTAGGCTCAACTGACTGGAATATTTACGCCATTAACGCTTCAAGTGGCTCAAAAATTTGGAGTTACATAGCGGGTTCAGCCATTCGATCATCTCCCTGCATGGCTAATGGTATAGTCTATGTGGGCTCATCTGACAATAAAGTCTACGCTTTTGGTGAAGCTGAAGCGGATGTATTTTATATCACGGCATCCGCGGGTGAAGGAGGCTCAATTAATCCAAGCGGAGTGGTGCCAGTCAACCGCGGCGGTAATCAATCTTTCATCATTACACCCGACGCTGGTTTCTCCATAGCTGATGTTCAAGTCAACGGTGTTCCCTTGGGACCTCTTGCATCCTATAAATTTAGCAATTTAATGGCAAATGCCACTATACATGCAACTTTTAGTCCCAATACCTATACAATAACATTAAATACGATTGGTTCAGGGTCCATTAGTCGTAATTCCTCTGAGCCCTATGTTTATGGGCAAGCTGTTAATTTGACAGCTTCTCCTTCTATAGGCTGGGTTTTTAGCGGTTGGAGTGGAGATGCTTCTGGCAAGTCCAACCCTGAAACAATAATCATGGATTCGAACAAGACTGTAACAGCCACTTTTATTCAGAACGCCTACATCTTAACAGTGAACACGGTTGGCGAGGGGTCAGTTCAACGAAATGCCACTGAACCCTACAGCTACGGGCAGGTAATCAGCCTAACAGCTAACGCTGCATCAGGTTGGGCATTTCAAGGCTGGAGCGGCGACTTAACAGGCAAAACCAACCCTGACACGATAATTATGTATGCAAACAAGACAGTCACAGCAACGTTTGCGCGTCAAAATCTGACTGGGAACACGATAGTATTTACGCAAACCGGGTTGCCCGACGGCACCGCTTGGAGTGTTAAATTCAACAACATAAAAATAACCTCTACGCAATCAACAATTACTTTCGATAACATAACTAAGGGAACCTACTGCTGGGCTATTCAAACACCAATCGCGGGGACCACCGGAGTAAGATATGTTACAAAAGCCACATGCGGAATAATGACCGTTCCACTGCAAACATCCAAAAACGTCACCTTCACAACACAATACCAACTCACCATAAATACGGTAGGTCTTGCATCAAATCACCACACAACCATTTGGCTCTGCAGAAACATTCGAGGCACCGCATCAAACAACGTGCCCTTCATAATGTGGTTTAACGCTGGCGACCACACCGGAAGCATCGGTGCTAGCGCATTAATCGCCGACTCATGCACCAAAAGCAAGTTTACCTCCTGGAACAACACAGTTGACTCCAATCCACATCCCTCAATCACCATGAACTCGCCAGTAACCCTCACCGCAAACTATGACACAAAAGTAAAAGTCACCTTCAAAGTGACGGGTGTTCCTGTATTCTTCAGGGGACCTGTCGTCAACATCGACGGCTATGACTACACGAGGTTTCAGTTACCCTCAACCTTCTGGTGGAGTCTAAGTTCAAATCACACGTTCCAATACTACTCACCGCTAAGCGTAAACTGCAATATTCAAAGCATTTGGGTATCAACCTGCGGTTTATCAACTCAACAAGCAGCCACAGTTACTCTAAACAATGCAGGTGTAATAACCGCCAACTACTGCTTTAAGTGTACTTAGCGGGCAAACGCCGAGGCAGCCGCTTGACTTGCACTCAAGAGGTCGGGGTTCAAATCATCCCGCCCATTTTAACAACCCCTACACTTTTTCAGTGAATGATTGCTTGATTTCGTCCCGCATAATTTTTTGCCATTCGCAGACAAATCCAAAGCCTGCCTCATGAATTGGCAGACTTCTAAGTGAGCGGGCGAGTCGGAAGGCAATACCTTAGTCTTCAGTGCACAATCGCCGAAAAGCAGGTAAACGCTTTTATCAATGGTGCCCTTAAAATGGGCTGAGCTCTATGGTTGATTTAGTTTCAACAGCTGCCAACACACTCAACTTGCTCGGAACAGCGTCATTCATCATTATAATCGCGTATTTGACCGTAACATTCACCCAAAAAAAGTTAAGCACTAAAAACCCTTGGCTTCCAAAAGTAACTGTCGGCATAGTATTTGGGTTACTTTCTGCTTATGGAACACTCATGGCTGTCAAACTTTCCGATGGCACAATTCCCAACGTACGGGAATTAGGCGCCATGATAGCGGGGGTAACGGGGGGACCCATCGCTGGCACAGTTGCAGGGTTAATCGGTGGAATTCACAGATTTAGCGTAGGGGGCCCAACGATGATTCCCTGCGGCGTCGCCACTATAGTTGCCGGCGCAGTTGCGGGAAGTGTTAGCGCCAAACTAACCGGGAAATTCTACCTGCTAAAAGCAGCAGCTGTCGGATTTGCTTTAGAATCCTTTGCTATGGCACTTGTGTTTGTGTTTCTGCCTTTTGAAGCAGCCTATATGATTGTTTACCAAGTGTATATTCCAATGATTTCCGCCGCCACAATAGGCTTAACAATATGGACTTACTTCCTAAACAAACTTAGAACAAAGAAATAACCCCTTTAGGTCTCAAAAGAGGAAAGGTAGACTTTTGCATGGTTGGCGGTGTCCTGCTAAACATAAGAAAGGGGAAGAACGGTGATTGCTCGGGGGCTAAGGCGGAGACAAATTTCGCTTGGCAGAATATTTCCTCATTTTTGGTCTTGGAGGGTCAAATTTCCTATTTTTTGGTGCTTTGCATTATCGAGGGATTTTTTATTTTCCGTTTGTCTTTCTATCTTCTGCATGAATGCAAGTAGTCCTTTGATAATTTGCTTGGGAGACGGCGGATTTCCAGGAATTCTGAAGTCCACGCTAAAAACCTTGTCTGCTCCGCCTAATACCGCGTAAGAGTCGTTTAGGATTCCGTTTCCGCATGCATCATCGCCTACGGCAACCACATATTTGGGCGACGGCGTTGCCTCCCAGGTTTTCTTTGCTGCCCCTTCCATGTTACGTGTGATTGCTCCCGTAACTATGAGAACATCTGCATGCCTGGGGGAGGCAACAAATGTCACCCCGAAACGTTCCACATCATAGTAGGCTGTTGATAGATTATTTAGTTCAATCTCCACGGAGTTATCGCTGCCCGTATCGAGTTCGCGGATGGCTAGGCTTCTGCCGAAAACCTTGTCGATTTTATGCTTCAATTCTGCGCCAGTCACCTCTAATTCCTCATCTTTGAATCTAAAATCTTCAGGCATTTTCTTTGAAAAAATATTTCGTAACGCTTTTGACATTTTATAAGTCCGTTCCTGCATACGATAGATTCATGCTTTTGTTTATCAAAGGAAAGTCGGGAACTATGTTTCCGAGCACCGCATGTTCCATAGCTTGCCAATTACAGAAAGAGGCAGTCCTCACTTTGTACCTGTCAACTAAA
Coding sequences within it:
- a CDS encoding NADH-quinone oxidoreductase subunit B family protein, with the protein product MPEDFRFKDEELEVTGAELKHKIDKVFGRSLAIRELDTGSDNSVEIELNNLSTAYYDVERFGVTFVASPRHADVLIVTGAITRNMEGAAKKTWEATPSPKYVVAVGDDACGNGILNDSYAVLGGADKVFSVDFRIPGNPPSPKQIIKGLLAFMQKIERQTENKKSLDNAKHQKIGNLTLQDQK
- a CDS encoding PQQ-binding-like beta-propeller repeat protein, whose amino-acid sequence is MQPAIAVPDSASWPMFHADPAHTGYTSANGPLTNRTLWTYQTGGDVFSSPCVVNGILYVGSDDNNVYALNASSGEKLWNYSTGDTVESSPCVVNGLLYVGSHDSNVYALNALTGTKIWNYSTGGWVISSPCVVDGVVYVSSGDSNVYALNASTGTKLWSHAAGWFGAESSPCVADGVVYLGTDHFYVYALNASTGSNIWSYDIGEYVDYSPCFADGVVYIGSGSGITADGHVTAFNASSGEKIWTYTAEHLGITADGWVMSCPSIVDGIVYVGSNNHNLYALNSSTGNLIWNYTTDGWVASSPCVANDIVYVGSTDWNIYAINASSGSKIWSYIAGSAIRSSPCMANGIVYVGSSDNKVYAFGEAEADVFYITASAGEGGSINPSGVVPVNRGGNQSFIITPDAGFSIADVQVNGVPLGPLASYKFSNLMANATIHATFSPNTYTITLNTIGSGSISRNSSEPYVYGQAVNLTASPSIGWVFSGWSGDASGKSNPETIIMDSNKTVTATFIQNAYILTVNTVGEGSVQRNATEPYSYGQVISLTANAASGWAFQGWSGDLTGKTNPDTIIMYANKTVTATFARQNLTGNTIVFTQTGLPDGTAWSVKFNNIKITSTQSTITFDNITKGTYCWAIQTPIAGTTGVRYVTKATCGIMTVPLQTSKNVTFTTQYQLTINTVGLASNHHTTIWLCRNIRGTASNNVPFIMWFNAGDHTGSIGASALIADSCTKSKFTSWNNTVDSNPHPSITMNSPVTLTANYDTKVKVTFKVTGVPVFFRGPVVNIDGYDYTRFQLPSTFWWSLSSNHTFQYYSPLSVNCNIQSIWVSTCGLSTQQAATVTLNNAGVITANYCFKCT